In one Leishmania panamensis strain MHOM/PA/94/PSC-1 chromosome 14 sequence genomic region, the following are encoded:
- a CDS encoding mitochondrial pyruvate carrier protein, putative (TriTrypDB/GeneDB-style sysID: LpmP.14.1460) codes for MSFTMTGHAIPKMFPRPFHSWVGTGRIFNFLSPYERNPFIAYLNSIYNTAPLFKWSLSVVPLYGIVSGNPPVEKIDFNSSAALCATGMVWFLYALLIQPQNSGSRSLALVNVCLAAVNGYNCYRCVRYKSLQVAKANSIQ; via the coding sequence ATGTCCTTTACCATGACCGGTCACGCCATCCCAAAGATGTTTCCCAGACCGTTCCACAGCTGGGTTGGAACGGGGCGCATCTTCAACTTTCTCTCCCCGTACGAGCGGAACCCCTTCATTGCGTACCTCAACTCGATCTACAACACCGCCCCGCTTTTCAAGTGGTCGCTCTCGGTCGTACCCCTTTACGGCATCGTCTCCGGTAACCCGCCAGTGGAGAAGATCGACTTCAACTCGAGCGCTGCCCTGTGCGCTACGGGTATGGTGTGGTTTCTCTACGCATTGCTCATTCAGCCTCAGAACTCTGGAAGCCGctcgctggcgctggtgAACGTCTGCTTGGCTGCAGTTAACGGCTACAACTGCTACCGTTGCGTGAGATACAAGAGCCTCCAGGTGGCAAAGGCAAACAGCATCCAGTGA